The following proteins come from a genomic window of Suricata suricatta isolate VVHF042 chromosome 5, meerkat_22Aug2017_6uvM2_HiC, whole genome shotgun sequence:
- the CLDND1 gene encoding claudin domain-containing protein 1 has product MDNRFATAFVIACVLSLISTIYMAASIGTDFWYEYRSPVQENSSDLNKSLWTDFDSDEADEKTYNDALFRFNGTVGLWRRCITIPQNTYWYSPPERTESFDVTKCTSFTLNEQFMEKFVDPGNHNSGIDLLRTCEYTDFSRTVGEKRK; this is encoded by the exons ATGGATAACCGTTTTGCTACAGCATTTGTAATTGCTTGTGTGCTTAGCCTCATTTCCACCATCTACATGGCAGCCTCAATTGGCACAGACTTCTGGTATGAATATCGAAGTCCAGTTCAAGAAAATTCCAGTGATTTGAACAAAAGCCTCTGGACCGACTTCGATAGTGATGAGGCAGATGAAAAGACTTATAATGATGCGCTTTTCCGATTTAATGGCACAGTAGGCTTGTGGAGACGGTGTATCACTATACCTCAAAACACATACTGGTATAGCCCACCAGAAAGGACAG AGTCATTTGATGTCACAAAATGCACGAGTTTCACGCTAAATGAGCAGTTCATGGAGAAATTTGTTGATCCTGGAAACCACAATAGTGGGATTGATCTGCTTCGGACCTGTGAGTACACTGATTTCAGCAGGAcagttggggaaaaaagaaaataa